The following proteins are encoded in a genomic region of Takifugu flavidus isolate HTHZ2018 chromosome 3, ASM371156v2, whole genome shotgun sequence:
- the cpo gene encoding carboxypeptidase O, which translates to MCNGAGLHFVVLLSLIGIATAESSINHDYFKYNPMPEVSNWMAQIAKTHPDVVTIVEYGKTYEKRTISLLKIGVKSEAKKKAIWMDCGIHAREWIAPAFCQYFVKEILQAYKTDPKMQQMMTNMDFYVTPVLNIDGYIHSWTTDRLWRKNMSPGPYNCSCNGTDLNRNFDANWGTIGVSTDCCSNIYCGTQPVSEPEAQAVTYFVGSRIEDFLCFLTIHSYGQLLLLPYGHPNFTASNYDELMEVGNGAAEAIRKVHGMSYTVGTSPDVLYPNSGSSRDWARLKGIPFAYTFELRDNGTFGFKLPENQIQPTCEEAYSGALHIITYAHDKTFNSAAATVATALWTVLSAAAVTGNNLM; encoded by the exons ATGTGTAACGGCGCAGGACTGCACTTTGTTGTGCTGCTCTCACTGATTGGAATAGCCACTGCAGAAAG CAGCATCAATCATGACTACTTCAAGTACAACCCAATGCCAGAG GTCAGCAACTGGATGGCTCAGATTGCAAAGACTCACCCAGACGTTGTGACAATAGTGGAATATGGAAAAACCTATGAGAAGAGAACCATTAGTTTGCTCAAG ATCGGCGTGAAGAGTGAGGCAAAAAAGAAGGCTATCTGGATGGACTGTGGTATACATGCCAGGGAATGGATCGCTCCAGCTTTCTGCCAGTACTTTGTAAAAGAG ATCCTGCAAGCGTATAAAACAGACCCAAAAATGCAGCAGATGATGACTAACATGGACTTCTACGTCACTCCGGTGCTCAACATTGATGGCTACATCCATTCCTGGACCACG GATCGACTGTGGAGGAAGAACATGTCACCCGGACCTTACAACTGCAGCTGTAACGGCACTGATCTCAACCGCAACTTTGATGCCAACTGGGGCA CAATCGGGGTGTCAACTGACTGCTGCTCCAACATCTACTGTGGCACCCAACCTGTGTCCGAGCCCGAGGCCCAGGCCGTGACATATTTTGTAGGAAGCCGGATTGAGGACTTCCTGTGTTTCCTCACCATCCACTCCTACGGCCAGCTGCTCCTTCTTCCCTATGGACATCCCAACTTCACAGCCTCCAACTACGATGAGCTG ATGGAGGTGGGCAATGGTGCAGCAGAGGCCATCAGAAAGGTCCACGGGATGAGTTACACTGTCGGAACTTCCCCGGATGTCTTGT ACCCAAACTCGGGTTCATCCAGAGACTGGGCTCGTCTTAAAGGGATCCCATTCGCCTACACCTTTGAGCTGAGAGACAATGGGACTTTCGGCTTCAAGCTTCCTGAGAATCAGATCCAGCCAACCTGTGAAGAGGCCTACAGCGGAGCGCTGCACATCATCACCTATGCCCATGACAAGACCTTTAACAGCGCCGCAGCAACGGTTGCTACGGCGCTGTGGACCGTTCTGTCGGCAGCAGCGGTCACTGGCAACAATCTGATGTGA